From Halotia branconii CENA392, the proteins below share one genomic window:
- a CDS encoding four helix bundle protein, producing MTKTFLKDELYGMVQQIRRSAASIPANIAEGYGRRSTAEYIRFLNIAQGSINELETHMILSQRVGICSQTDIESIIYLLREESRMIISLIKKLEK from the coding sequence TTGACTAAAACTTTTCTTAAAGATGAGTTGTATGGAATGGTACAACAAATCAGGAGATCTGCGGCATCTATTCCAGCTAACATAGCAGAAGGTTATGGAAGAAGGTCAACCGCTGAGTATATCAGATTTCTTAATATTGCTCAAGGCTCAATTAACGAATTAGAAACACACATGATTTTATCTCAGAGGGTAGGAATATGTAGCCAAACGGATATAGAATCGATTATTTATTTACTTCGAGAAGAGAGTCGAATGATTATTTCTCTTATTAAAAAACTAGAAAAATGA
- the cmr4 gene encoding type III-B CRISPR module RAMP protein Cmr4 encodes MYKKAYGIIETLAPLHVGATAGEESGNLNLIFRDQFTQTGILPGSSIRGRLRSEMRLIDGEQAASYWYGNGADSEQSEINSESIIKFEYASILWLPVFCPGQPIVWVTSPRLLQRYQRIAGDTVTINGKSLKEIEIPDPYTGSKNLKARESQGKKTLFFNLGFLTINKTADLSPWFPSGKEKPAVIVEDSDISIIHDMALYRQSRVRLKPAEKVVDGGGFFNTEALPEGTILVFPIAIRDDKSGKQWEPLNNTHNVDIYLGGLESIGFGHCNLTLKGTGNR; translated from the coding sequence ATGTATAAAAAAGCTTATGGAATTATTGAAACCTTAGCACCACTCCATGTCGGTGCAACCGCCGGAGAAGAAAGCGGTAATTTAAACTTAATTTTCCGTGACCAATTTACCCAAACAGGTATACTTCCTGGTAGTTCAATTCGCGGTCGTTTGCGTTCCGAAATGCGCCTCATCGATGGAGAACAAGCCGCCAGTTATTGGTATGGTAATGGTGCAGACTCAGAACAATCAGAAATCAACAGCGAATCTATCATCAAATTTGAATACGCTTCCATTCTTTGGCTACCAGTCTTTTGTCCTGGTCAACCAATTGTGTGGGTAACTAGTCCGCGCTTACTCCAACGCTACCAAAGAATCGCCGGTGATACTGTCACAATTAACGGTAAATCTCTCAAAGAAATAGAAATACCCGACCCTTACACAGGTTCAAAAAACTTAAAAGCCAGAGAATCTCAAGGTAAAAAAACCTTATTTTTCAACTTAGGTTTTTTGACCATCAACAAAACCGCAGACTTATCTCCTTGGTTCCCATCTGGAAAAGAAAAGCCAGCAGTCATAGTAGAAGATAGCGACATTTCGATAATTCATGACATGGCGCTATATCGTCAAAGTCGAGTCCGCTTAAAACCTGCCGAAAAAGTAGTAGATGGCGGTGGCTTCTTCAACACCGAAGCCTTACCAGAAGGAACCATCTTAGTTTTTCCCATCGCCATTAGAGACGACAAATCAGGTAAACAATGGGAACCTCTCAATAACACTCACAACGTAGATATTTACCTTGGAGGCTTAGAATCCATCGGCTTTGGTCACTGCAATTTAACATTAAAGGGAACAGGGAACAGATGA